A window of the Halichoerus grypus chromosome 2, mHalGry1.hap1.1, whole genome shotgun sequence genome harbors these coding sequences:
- the NPB gene encoding neuropeptide B, with the protein MARPATLVAAALALCLLRAPPGRAWYKPAAGPGSYSVGRAAGLLSGFRRPPHARRSEPPASAGPPGRAGAVVEPRTRLRSLAVCVTDVSPKLRSCERLPDGRATFQCQADVFLSLRAADCRSA; encoded by the exons ATGGCCCGGCCCGCGACGCTGGTGGCCGCCGCCCTGGCGCTGTGCCTGCTGCGGGCGCCGCCCGGCCGCGCGTGGTACAAGCCGGCGGCGGGGCCCGGCTCCTACTCGGTGGGCCGCGCGGCGGGGCTGCTGTCCGGCTTCCGCAGGCCCCCGCACGCGCGCCGCTCCGAGCCCCCCGCGAGCGCGGGACCCCCGGGCCGGGCGGGCGCCGTCGTCGAGCCGCGCACCCGCCTGCGGAGCCTC GCCGTGTGTGTCACAGACGTGTCCCCGAAGCTGCGGAGCTGCGAGCGGCTCCCCGACGGCCGCGCCACCTTCCAGTGCCAGGCGGACGTCTTCCTGTCGCTGCGCGCGGCCGACTGTCGCAGCGCCTGA
- the PCYT2 gene encoding ethanolamine-phosphate cytidylyltransferase isoform X1: protein MIRNGHGAAGGAEPPGPEGRRAVRVWCDGCYDMVHYGHSNQLRQARAMGDYLIVGVHTDEEISKHKGPPVFTQEERYKMVQAIKWVDEVVPAAPYVTTLETLDKYSCDFCVHGNDITLTVDGRDTYEEVKQAGRYRECQRTQGVSTTDLVGRMLLVTKAHHSGHEISSEYREYADSFGKCPGGRNPWTGVSQFLQTSQKIIQFASGKEPQPGETVIYVAGAFDLFHIGHVDFLEKVHGLAERPYVIAGLHFDQEVNHYKGKNYPIMNLHERTLSVLACRYVSEVVIGAPYAVTAELLDHFKVDLVCHGKTEIVPDKDGSDPYQEPKRRGIFCQIDSGNDLTTDLIVQRIIKNRLEYEARNQKKEAKELAFLEARRRQEVQRERESDCDF from the exons ATGATCCGGAACGGGCACGGGGCGGCAGGCGGTGCAGAGCCGCCGGGTCCGGAGGGCAGGCGCGCCGTGCGAGTGTGGTGCGACGGCTG CTATGACATGGTGCATTATGGCCACTCTAACCAGCTGCGCCAGGCACGGGCCATGGGCGACTACCTCATCGTGGGTGTGCACACCGATG AGGAGATCTCCAAGCACAAGGGGCCCCCGGTGTTCACTCAGGAGGAGAGGTACAAGATGGTGCAGGCCATCAAGTGGGTAGACGAGGTGGTGCCGGCGGCTCCCTACGTTACCACGCTGGAGACCCTGGACAAGTACAGCTGCGACTTCTGTGTCCATGGCA ATGACATCACACTGACCGTAGATGGCCGTGACACCTACGAGGAGGTGAAGCAGGCTGGGAGGTACAG AGAGTGCCAGCGCACCCAGGGCGTGTCCACCACGGACCTCGTGGGCCGCATGTTGCTGGTGACCAAGGCCCATCACAGCGGTCAC GAGATATCGTCTGAGTACCGGGAATACGCAGACAGCTTTGGTAAG TGCCCTGGGGGGCGGAACCCCTGGACGGGCGTGTCGCAGTTCCTGCAGACGTCTCAGAAGATCATCCAGTTTGCTTCTGGGAAGGAGCCTCAGCCAGGGGAGACGGTCATCTACGTGGCCGGCGCCTTCGACCTGTTCC ACATCGGCCACGTGGACTTCCTGGAGAAGGTGCACGGCCTGGCGGAGAGGCCATACGTCATTGCCGGCTTGCACTTTGACCAG GAGGTCAACCACTACAAGGGGAAGAACTACCCCATCATGAACCTGCACGAGCGGACCCTGAGCGTGCTGGCCTGCCGG TATGTGTCAGAAGTGGTGATCGGGGCCCCCTATGCGGTCACAGCAGAGCTCCTGGACCACTTCAAG GTGGACCTGGTATGTCACGGGAAGACGGAAATCGTGCCTGACAAGGACGGCTCAGATCCTTACCAG GAGCCTAAGAGAAGGGGCATCTTCTGTCAGATCGACAGCGGGAATGACCTTACCACGGACCTCATCGTCCAGCGCATCATCAAGAACAG GCTAGAGTACGAGGCCCGGAACCAGAAGAAAGAGGCCAAGGAGCTGGCTTTCCTGGAGGCCAGGAGGCGGCAGGAGGTGCAGCGTGAGAGGGAGAGCGACTGTGACTTCTGA
- the ANAPC11 gene encoding anaphase-promoting complex subunit 11, whose protein sequence is MKVKIKCWNGVATWLWVANDENCGICRMAFNGCCPDCKVPGDDCPLVWGQCSHCFHMHCILKWLNAQQVQQHCPMCRQEWKFKE, encoded by the exons ATGAAGGTGAAGATTAAGTGCTGGAATGGTGTGGCCACTTGGCTCTGGGTGGCCAACGACGAGAACTGTGGCATCTGCCGGATGGCCTTTAATGGATGCTGCCCGGACT GCAAGGTCCCGGGTGACGATTGCCCCCTGGTGTGGGGCCAGTGCTCCCACTGCTTCCACATGCACTGCATCCTCAAGTGGCTGAACGCACAGCAGGTGCAGCAGCATTGTCCCATGTGCCGCCAGGAGTGGAAGTTCAAGGAGTGA
- the PCYT2 gene encoding ethanolamine-phosphate cytidylyltransferase isoform X2, which produces MIRNGHGAAGGAEPPGPEGRRAVRVWCDGCYDMVHYGHSNQLRQARAMGDYLIVGVHTDDDITLTVDGRDTYEEVKQAGRYRECQRTQGVSTTDLVGRMLLVTKAHHSGHEISSEYREYADSFGKCPGGRNPWTGVSQFLQTSQKIIQFASGKEPQPGETVIYVAGAFDLFHIGHVDFLEKVHGLAERPYVIAGLHFDQEVNHYKGKNYPIMNLHERTLSVLACRYVSEVVIGAPYAVTAELLDHFKVDLVCHGKTEIVPDKDGSDPYQEPKRRGIFCQIDSGNDLTTDLIVQRIIKNRLEYEARNQKKEAKELAFLEARRRQEVQRERESDCDF; this is translated from the exons ATGATCCGGAACGGGCACGGGGCGGCAGGCGGTGCAGAGCCGCCGGGTCCGGAGGGCAGGCGCGCCGTGCGAGTGTGGTGCGACGGCTG CTATGACATGGTGCATTATGGCCACTCTAACCAGCTGCGCCAGGCACGGGCCATGGGCGACTACCTCATCGTGGGTGTGCACACCGATG ATGACATCACACTGACCGTAGATGGCCGTGACACCTACGAGGAGGTGAAGCAGGCTGGGAGGTACAG AGAGTGCCAGCGCACCCAGGGCGTGTCCACCACGGACCTCGTGGGCCGCATGTTGCTGGTGACCAAGGCCCATCACAGCGGTCAC GAGATATCGTCTGAGTACCGGGAATACGCAGACAGCTTTGGTAAG TGCCCTGGGGGGCGGAACCCCTGGACGGGCGTGTCGCAGTTCCTGCAGACGTCTCAGAAGATCATCCAGTTTGCTTCTGGGAAGGAGCCTCAGCCAGGGGAGACGGTCATCTACGTGGCCGGCGCCTTCGACCTGTTCC ACATCGGCCACGTGGACTTCCTGGAGAAGGTGCACGGCCTGGCGGAGAGGCCATACGTCATTGCCGGCTTGCACTTTGACCAG GAGGTCAACCACTACAAGGGGAAGAACTACCCCATCATGAACCTGCACGAGCGGACCCTGAGCGTGCTGGCCTGCCGG TATGTGTCAGAAGTGGTGATCGGGGCCCCCTATGCGGTCACAGCAGAGCTCCTGGACCACTTCAAG GTGGACCTGGTATGTCACGGGAAGACGGAAATCGTGCCTGACAAGGACGGCTCAGATCCTTACCAG GAGCCTAAGAGAAGGGGCATCTTCTGTCAGATCGACAGCGGGAATGACCTTACCACGGACCTCATCGTCCAGCGCATCATCAAGAACAG GCTAGAGTACGAGGCCCGGAACCAGAAGAAAGAGGCCAAGGAGCTGGCTTTCCTGGAGGCCAGGAGGCGGCAGGAGGTGCAGCGTGAGAGGGAGAGCGACTGTGACTTCTGA